ATAGTGTAACCTGACTAACGTAACGATGAGAAAAATTATGGATTGTGAAGTCACCCAGGCACTGGCGGCATTTACCCGACGCTATATCGAGTTCTGGCAGCAGGAAACCGGCCATCCGCCCGCCAGTGCTGCGCTCTATGGCGTACCTTCTCCCTGCATTACCGAAACCCGGGCGGAGAGGGTTTTCTGGTTGCCGCAGCCGTCTTCGCCTGCTCTGGCGCTGGATGGCGTCGAGAGGGCGTTGAATATCAGTCTTCATCCCGATATTCACGCTTTTTACACCGCGCAATATGCGGGTGATATGACAGCGCAGTTTGATTCTCATTCATGTACCTTGCTACAGGTGTGGAGCGAGGACGATTTTATCCGTATACAGGAGAATCTGATCGGGCACTTACTGACCCAGAAGCGCCTGAAATTATCGCCGACATTGTTTTTGGCAACCACTGAATCTGAAATGACGATGGTGTCTTTGTGCAATGTTTCCGGGCAGATTTTGCTGGAGGAGTTTGGTACGAAGCGACATCAGATACTGGTTCCGACGCTGGCCGAATTTCTTTCCCGGCTTCGTCCGCAGAGATGGGCTAATGATTAATCATGTTTCACTTTTGACCATGTAAGATATCTCTCACATTTTCTGTGAGAGATATCTTATCTTTCATGTGAAGGCTGGGTTGCATTTTTATTTTTTTATTATTAATTAAATAATTAGGCTTCAATTTTTTTCTTTTCAGAAAGTTGACCGGTAAAGATTGCTAGTTACCTCTTGCTGAATCCTTACAATTAATACATCTTATTACTTAAGTTGGTAACCGGTTACAGTGAATCAAACGGCTATCACAGTAGTAGGTGGATCGCTTGTCAATAAACGTGGTACACCCAGTTTCAGGATGAAATCAGGGACACCTCCAGGATGGAGA
This is a stretch of genomic DNA from Brenneria rubrifaciens. It encodes these proteins:
- the syd gene encoding SecY-interacting protein, with product MDCEVTQALAAFTRRYIEFWQQETGHPPASAALYGVPSPCITETRAERVFWLPQPSSPALALDGVERALNISLHPDIHAFYTAQYAGDMTAQFDSHSCTLLQVWSEDDFIRIQENLIGHLLTQKRLKLSPTLFLATTESEMTMVSLCNVSGQILLEEFGTKRHQILVPTLAEFLSRLRPQRWAND